One genomic segment of Agromyces intestinalis includes these proteins:
- the thiM gene encoding hydroxyethylthiazole kinase, with protein sequence MQTRALTDPAHLTAASVELLDRVRSTTPLVHCITNSVVTNFTANVLLALGAAPAMVDITDESGLFAGVAGGLLVNLGTPTPEQRAAAREAVAGANAAGTPWVLDPVAIGALPVRTALAHELVAGRPTAIRGNASEVLALTGAGAGGRGVDAADTTEAAADAATHLAATFGSVVAVSGPVDLVTDGVRTARLANGDALLTRVTGGGCALGAVTAAFLAAALGTEHDAFTATAAATLVYTVAAELAATDETGRAVGPGTFAVRFLDALAAVDGARVTERARVAAGAAGDADATAPAAVVPA encoded by the coding sequence ATGCAGACGCGCGCACTCACCGACCCTGCCCACCTGACCGCCGCGAGCGTCGAGCTGCTCGACCGCGTGCGATCCACGACCCCACTGGTGCACTGCATCACGAACAGCGTGGTGACGAATTTCACCGCGAACGTGCTGCTCGCGCTCGGCGCCGCTCCGGCGATGGTCGACATCACCGACGAGTCGGGCCTGTTCGCCGGCGTCGCCGGCGGTCTGCTCGTCAACCTCGGCACTCCGACGCCCGAGCAGCGTGCGGCCGCCCGCGAAGCGGTCGCGGGCGCGAACGCGGCGGGCACGCCGTGGGTGCTCGACCCCGTCGCGATCGGCGCACTGCCGGTGCGCACCGCGCTCGCCCACGAGCTCGTCGCCGGCCGGCCCACGGCCATCCGCGGCAACGCGTCGGAGGTGCTCGCGCTCACCGGCGCAGGTGCCGGCGGACGCGGCGTCGACGCGGCCGACACGACGGAGGCCGCCGCCGACGCCGCAACGCACCTCGCGGCGACGTTCGGCTCGGTCGTCGCCGTGTCGGGCCCGGTCGACCTTGTCACCGACGGCGTGCGCACGGCGCGGCTCGCCAACGGAGACGCGCTGCTCACCCGGGTGACCGGCGGAGGCTGCGCGCTCGGCGCGGTGACGGCGGCGTTTCTGGCGGCGGCGCTCGGCACCGAGCACGACGCGTTCACCGCGACGGCTGCGGCGACCCTCGTCTACACCGTCGCGGCCGAGCTCGCCGCGACCGACGAGACGGGCCGGGCGGTCGGGCCGGGCACCTTCGCGGTGCGGTTCCTCGACGCGCTCGCCGCGGTCGACGGCGCGCGGGTCACCGAGCGAGCGCGGGTCGCAGCGGGCGCTGCGGGCGACGCGGATGCCACGGCACCGG
- a CDS encoding GNAT family N-acetyltransferase, whose product MDEASEASGAPEASGAPEASGAPEASVIAPVGDLPAGVALRRPTERDHAAVVGVITEWWGLPGTSHLPLLMPRLFFQHFSDTSFIATDASGLAGFLIGFRSSAQPGVAYIHFVGVRPDLRGAGLARTLYETFFAEARAAGGHRVDAITGPGNRRSQEFHAAMGFTATGDMEVDGVLAWRDYDGPGEHRVAFTRAI is encoded by the coding sequence ATGGACGAGGCATCCGAGGCATCCGGCGCTCCCGAGGCATCCGGCGCTCCCGAGGCATCCGGCGCTCCCGAAGCATCCGTGATCGCGCCCGTCGGCGACCTGCCCGCCGGGGTCGCGCTGCGCCGCCCGACCGAGCGCGACCACGCGGCGGTCGTCGGCGTCATCACCGAGTGGTGGGGGCTGCCGGGCACCAGCCACCTGCCGTTGCTGATGCCGCGGCTGTTCTTCCAGCACTTCTCGGACACGAGCTTCATCGCGACGGATGCCTCGGGGCTGGCGGGGTTCCTCATCGGATTCCGTTCGAGCGCGCAACCGGGGGTCGCGTACATCCACTTCGTCGGCGTGCGGCCCGACCTGCGCGGGGCCGGGCTCGCGCGCACGCTCTACGAGACGTTCTTCGCCGAGGCGCGCGCCGCGGGCGGCCACCGCGTCGACGCGATCACCGGGCCGGGCAACCGCCGATCGCAGGAGTTCCACGCCGCGATGGGGTTCACTGCGACCGGCGACATGGAGGTCGACGGCGTCCTCGCGTGGCGCGACTACGACGGGCCGGGCGAGCATCGCGTCGCGTTCACGCGGGCGATCTGA
- the panD gene encoding aspartate 1-decarboxylase has translation MLKSKIHRATVTHADLHYVGSITVDQDLLDAADILPGELVSVVNIANGARFDTYTIAGERGSGVIGVNGAAARLVAVGDLVILISWASLDAADAAEFAPAIVHVDAANRIVELGTDPAEAIVGDVATPPHAVLA, from the coding sequence ATGCTGAAGTCGAAGATCCACCGGGCGACCGTGACGCACGCCGACCTGCACTACGTCGGCTCGATCACCGTCGACCAGGATCTGCTCGACGCGGCCGACATCCTGCCGGGCGAGCTCGTCTCGGTCGTGAACATCGCGAACGGCGCCCGATTCGACACCTACACGATCGCGGGCGAGCGCGGCTCGGGCGTCATCGGCGTGAACGGCGCGGCCGCGCGGCTGGTCGCGGTGGGCGACCTGGTCATCCTGATCTCGTGGGCGTCGCTCGACGCGGCGGATGCCGCGGAATTCGCGCCGGCGATCGTGCACGTCGACGCGGCGAACCGCATCGTCGAACTCGGCACCGACCCGGCCGAGGCGATCGTCGGCGACGTGGCGACCCCGCCCCACGCGGTGCTCGCGTAG
- a CDS encoding 8-oxo-dGTP diphosphatase, whose product MALPQVCVVYLLRERGGATEVLLGVKRVGLGVGKHVGPGGKIEPGETPRQAAVREVREEVGLIVDERDLEHVGTLDYLFPAKPAWSQQSLVFRCRRFAGEPRESRELIPRWITLDDVPFDLMWDDAQHWLPGVLRGGGIEATFVFGDDLDSVVERRQLGDWAAA is encoded by the coding sequence ATGGCACTGCCTCAGGTGTGCGTGGTGTACCTCCTCCGCGAACGCGGCGGCGCGACCGAGGTGCTGCTCGGGGTGAAGCGGGTCGGGCTGGGGGTCGGCAAGCACGTCGGCCCGGGCGGCAAGATCGAGCCCGGTGAGACCCCCCGGCAGGCCGCGGTGCGCGAGGTGCGCGAAGAGGTCGGGCTGATCGTCGACGAACGCGATCTGGAGCACGTCGGCACGCTCGACTACCTGTTCCCCGCGAAGCCGGCGTGGAGCCAGCAGTCGCTCGTGTTCCGCTGCCGACGGTTCGCCGGTGAGCCGCGCGAATCGCGCGAGCTCATCCCTCGCTGGATCACCCTCGACGACGTGCCCTTCGACCTGATGTGGGATGACGCGCAGCACTGGCTGCCGGGGGTACTGCGCGGTGGCGGCATCGAGGCGACCTTCGTGTTCGGCGACGACCTCGATTCGGTGGTCGAGCGGCGCCAGCTGGGGGACTGGGCGGCGGCATGA
- a CDS encoding fumarylacetoacetate hydrolase family protein: protein MEHPYTTAEATLPDDAAAALLVGRVWDPAAGGPSVVAVRGTDLVDVTETFPTVRELTEHDDPAAALAAADGPVVAALAETLANTAPSQRDRGQPWLLSPIDLHVVKAAGVTFPVSMIERVIEERAGGDQDQAAAIRADVIAAVGGSLADLVPGSPEAMRLKELLVARGLWSQYLEVGIGPDAELFTKAPVLSSVGTGVDVGVASASSWNNPEPELVLAVSSRGAIVGATLGNDVNLRDVEGRSALLLGKAKDNNASAAVGPFLRLFDDAYSLDDVRGAVVTLDLDGPDGFALSATSPLAEISRDPTELVGQAIGAHHRYPDGFVLYLGTLFAPVVDRGEAGHGFTHEVGDVVRISEPRLGCLANRVDRSEVVEPWEFGIADLFASLARRGLLGG from the coding sequence ATGGAGCATCCGTACACGACGGCCGAGGCGACGCTTCCCGACGATGCCGCGGCAGCCCTGCTCGTCGGGCGCGTCTGGGACCCGGCCGCGGGCGGCCCGAGCGTGGTCGCGGTGCGCGGCACCGACCTGGTCGACGTGACCGAGACGTTCCCCACGGTTCGCGAGCTCACCGAGCATGACGACCCCGCCGCCGCGCTCGCGGCCGCCGACGGGCCTGTCGTCGCCGCGCTCGCCGAGACCCTCGCGAACACCGCTCCGAGTCAGCGCGATCGGGGGCAGCCGTGGCTGCTCTCCCCGATCGACCTGCACGTGGTGAAGGCCGCGGGCGTCACGTTCCCGGTGTCGATGATCGAGCGCGTGATCGAGGAGCGCGCGGGCGGAGACCAGGATCAGGCCGCGGCGATCCGCGCCGACGTGATCGCCGCCGTCGGCGGCAGCCTCGCCGACCTCGTGCCCGGCTCGCCCGAGGCGATGCGCCTGAAAGAGCTGCTCGTCGCCCGCGGCCTGTGGAGCCAGTACCTCGAGGTCGGAATCGGTCCCGACGCCGAGCTGTTCACGAAAGCGCCCGTGCTCTCGTCGGTCGGCACGGGCGTCGACGTCGGCGTCGCGTCGGCGTCGAGCTGGAACAACCCCGAACCCGAGCTCGTGCTCGCGGTCAGCTCGCGTGGTGCGATCGTGGGCGCGACGCTCGGCAACGACGTCAACCTGCGCGACGTCGAGGGGCGGTCGGCGCTGCTGCTCGGCAAGGCGAAGGACAACAATGCGTCGGCGGCGGTGGGGCCGTTCCTGCGGCTGTTCGACGACGCGTACTCGCTCGACGACGTGCGTGGTGCCGTAGTCACCCTCGACCTCGACGGCCCCGACGGGTTCGCGCTGTCGGCGACCAGCCCGCTCGCTGAGATCAGCCGCGACCCGACCGAGCTCGTCGGGCAGGCGATCGGCGCCCATCACCGGTATCCCGATGGATTCGTGCTCTATCTCGGCACCCTGTTCGCCCCGGTCGTCGATCGCGGCGAGGCCGGGCACGGCTTCACCCACGAGGTCGGCGACGTCGTGCGCATCTCGGAACCGCGGCTCGGATGCCTCGCCAACCGCGTCGACCGCAGCGAGGTCGTCGAGCCGTGGGAGTTCGGCATCGCCGACCTCTTCGCGAGCCTCGCGCGGCGGGGGCTGCTCGGGGGCTGA
- a CDS encoding Ig-like domain-containing protein has protein sequence MTRRTTGALTAAAAATLVACTLTPAAAFADTTDTTRPSLSIDSPTAGSAFRPANVGSVELSASDNVGLTSVAVNLYDAGNSQLLKNLGSASKIGGDRSWNGSFALPKTLEPGVYTLRASAKDVSGLSQTATLTFTIDVTRPVLSIDTPDEESVFRSAYVGSVMLSATDTVGLESVAANLYDAANSTMVKNLGSAKIAGGTTWSGSFALPTNLAEGVYTVRASLKDLAGNSHTVTRRFTVDNTRPVLSIDTPTEGSTFKPANVGSVALSATDNAGLASVGVNLYDAANSTMVKNLGSAKIGGTTSWNDAFTLPTGLADGVYTIRASVKDLAGLSHTVTRQLTVDTAKPGVSASLSEDGTTVLVEGTDNHGLNYLAANVYGADGTLLTPQTSPRGLGVTSYAHTFALPTDYAPGDYTIKAGAEDAAGNVTVVVLNFAVAEQTGEVEGPGAPVVIEPENPGSGSGENGESGTGDEGGDVDDTLPVEQADDSGETDGSGEGAGGDEPQLGDSGPAAENAGTQGGNSTPAATTSTPVARAATAAERTAELASTGAEIAAPVAAGGIALLLGALAMAVAALRGRRAQG, from the coding sequence ATGACCCGACGCACCACCGGTGCCCTCACCGCCGCGGCTGCAGCGACGCTCGTCGCGTGCACCCTCACCCCGGCCGCGGCCTTCGCCGACACGACCGACACCACCCGCCCCTCGCTGTCGATCGACTCGCCCACTGCCGGCTCGGCGTTCCGGCCGGCGAACGTCGGCTCGGTCGAGCTGTCGGCGAGCGACAACGTCGGGCTCACGTCGGTCGCCGTGAACCTGTACGACGCGGGCAACTCGCAGCTCCTCAAGAACCTGGGCTCGGCGTCGAAGATCGGCGGCGACCGCTCGTGGAACGGTTCGTTCGCGTTGCCGAAGACCCTGGAACCCGGCGTGTACACGCTGCGGGCCAGCGCGAAGGATGTCTCGGGCCTCTCGCAGACCGCGACGCTCACGTTCACCATCGATGTCACGCGCCCGGTGCTGTCGATCGACACGCCCGACGAGGAATCGGTTTTCCGTTCGGCGTACGTCGGCTCGGTCATGCTGTCGGCGACCGACACCGTGGGTCTCGAGTCCGTGGCCGCGAACCTCTACGACGCGGCCAACTCGACGATGGTGAAGAACCTCGGTTCGGCGAAGATCGCGGGCGGCACCACGTGGTCGGGCTCGTTCGCCCTGCCGACGAACCTGGCCGAGGGCGTGTACACCGTGCGCGCAAGCCTTAAGGACCTCGCGGGCAACTCGCACACCGTGACCCGCCGGTTCACGGTCGACAACACCCGTCCCGTGCTCTCGATCGACACGCCGACCGAAGGGTCGACGTTCAAGCCGGCGAACGTCGGCTCGGTCGCGCTGTCGGCGACCGACAACGCAGGTCTCGCGTCGGTGGGCGTGAACCTGTACGACGCGGCCAACTCGACGATGGTGAAGAACCTCGGTTCGGCGAAGATCGGCGGCACGACGTCGTGGAACGACGCGTTCACCCTGCCGACCGGCCTCGCCGACGGGGTGTACACGATCCGCGCCAGCGTGAAGGACCTCGCCGGCCTGTCGCACACCGTGACCCGCCAGCTCACGGTCGACACCGCCAAGCCGGGCGTTTCGGCGAGCCTCTCGGAAGACGGCACCACCGTGCTCGTCGAGGGCACCGACAACCACGGGCTGAACTACCTGGCCGCCAACGTGTACGGCGCCGACGGCACGCTGCTCACCCCGCAGACGAGTCCGCGCGGGCTCGGCGTGACCTCGTACGCGCACACATTCGCGCTGCCGACCGACTACGCCCCCGGTGACTACACGATCAAGGCGGGCGCCGAGGATGCCGCGGGCAACGTGACGGTCGTCGTGCTGAACTTCGCCGTGGCCGAGCAGACGGGCGAGGTCGAGGGGCCGGGTGCGCCGGTCGTCATCGAACCTGAGAACCCCGGTTCCGGTTCGGGCGAGAACGGCGAGTCGGGCACCGGCGATGAGGGCGGCGACGTCGACGACACCCTGCCGGTCGAGCAGGCGGATGACTCGGGCGAGACGGACGGCTCGGGCGAGGGTGCCGGCGGCGACGAGCCGCAGCTCGGCGACTCCGGCCCCGCTGCCGAGAATGCCGGCACGCAGGGCGGCAACTCGACGCCGGCCGCGACGACCTCGACCCCCGTCGCGAGGGCCGCCACGGCGGCTGAGCGCACCGCCGAGCTCGCGAGCACCGGCGCCGAGATCGCCGCGCCCGTGGCGGCGGGCGGCATCGCCCTGCTGCTCGGCGCGCTCGCGATGGCCGTCGCCGCGCTCCGCGGTCGCCGCGCGCAGGGCTAG
- a CDS encoding SRPBCC family protein, with the protein MTDHAVLHSSFTLERTYPHPPARVFAALADRDQKAKWFGGAGDPDTTWEFDFREGGRELQHGPFEGRMSTYDAIYHDIVDDERVVYSYTMVIDGTRLSASLATFELSPTDDGGTHLTLTEQGAYFDDVDDPAERERGTAELLDLLGATLAD; encoded by the coding sequence ATGACCGACCACGCCGTACTGCACTCGTCCTTCACGCTCGAGCGCACCTACCCGCACCCGCCCGCCCGAGTCTTCGCCGCGCTCGCCGATCGCGACCAGAAGGCGAAGTGGTTCGGCGGCGCCGGCGACCCCGACACGACCTGGGAGTTCGACTTCCGCGAGGGCGGACGCGAGCTCCAGCACGGGCCGTTCGAAGGGCGCATGTCGACCTACGACGCGATCTACCACGACATCGTCGACGACGAGCGCGTCGTCTACAGCTACACCATGGTGATCGACGGCACCCGCCTGTCGGCGTCGCTCGCCACCTTCGAGCTCTCGCCGACCGACGACGGCGGAACGCACCTGACCCTCACCGAGCAGGGCGCGTACTTCGACGATGTCGACGACCCGGCCGAACGCGAACGCGGAACCGCCGAGCTGCTCGACCTGCTGGGTGCAACGCTCGCCGACTGA
- a CDS encoding serine hydrolase domain-containing protein, translating into MTDLQQDTDARLHHALHSLAETAIAAGTETGVQLTVFRDGRLVADVAAGTAEPRGARPVTPDTLVYSASTGKAVASTVAHVLVERGLFELDTPLVEFWPEFGAHGKQGITLRHVLTHSAGLPALPLDITVEQLTDWEWMSAMLAGAEPRWAPGERVGYHAGTFGHLVGEFVRRATGRPISQVLADEVAGPLGIADELYFGVPDRELPRVATLENDPQGHAIFTSLPDQFPLFQAAPRQVVPDAVFGNRADVLTSDLPYQGTMTARALARMYAALVGEVDGVRLVSPDRLAALAAPALPGAIDEVTGAPAIWSVGYAAAWPPASGSDASGDAGVLRDVAPGHPTSFGMGGIGGSGGWADPVTRVAVAVTKTRFNPVDASLMQQVTDLVRGWES; encoded by the coding sequence ATGACCGACCTGCAGCAGGACACCGATGCGCGCCTGCACCACGCCCTCCACTCGCTCGCCGAGACCGCGATCGCCGCGGGCACCGAGACCGGCGTGCAGCTCACCGTCTTCCGCGACGGGCGACTCGTCGCCGATGTCGCCGCCGGCACCGCCGAACCGCGCGGCGCCCGGCCCGTGACCCCCGACACGCTCGTCTACTCGGCCTCGACCGGCAAGGCCGTGGCCTCGACGGTCGCGCACGTGCTCGTCGAGCGCGGGCTGTTCGAGCTCGACACGCCGCTCGTCGAGTTCTGGCCCGAGTTCGGCGCGCACGGCAAGCAGGGCATCACGCTGCGGCACGTGCTCACGCACTCGGCGGGGCTGCCCGCGCTGCCGCTCGACATCACCGTCGAACAGCTCACCGACTGGGAGTGGATGTCGGCCATGCTCGCCGGCGCCGAACCCCGCTGGGCGCCCGGCGAGCGGGTCGGCTACCACGCCGGCACGTTCGGGCACCTGGTCGGCGAGTTCGTGCGGCGTGCGACGGGCCGCCCGATCTCGCAGGTGCTCGCCGACGAGGTCGCCGGCCCGCTCGGCATCGCCGACGAGCTCTACTTCGGCGTCCCCGATCGCGAACTCCCCCGCGTCGCGACGCTCGAGAACGACCCGCAGGGCCACGCGATCTTCACCTCGCTGCCCGACCAGTTCCCACTGTTCCAGGCGGCACCGCGTCAGGTCGTGCCCGATGCGGTGTTCGGCAACCGGGCCGACGTGCTCACGAGCGACCTGCCCTACCAGGGCACGATGACCGCCCGCGCGCTCGCGCGCATGTACGCGGCGCTGGTCGGCGAGGTCGACGGCGTGCGGCTGGTCTCCCCCGACCGGCTCGCCGCGCTCGCGGCGCCCGCCCTGCCGGGCGCCATCGACGAGGTCACGGGGGCTCCCGCGATCTGGTCGGTCGGGTACGCGGCCGCATGGCCGCCCGCGAGCGGGTCGGATGCCTCGGGCGACGCGGGTGTCCTCCGCGACGTCGCTCCGGGGCATCCGACCTCCTTCGGCATGGGCGGAATCGGCGGCAGCGGCGGGTGGGCCGACCCGGTCACACGCGTCGCCGTCGCGGTCACGAAGACCCGGTTCAACCCGGTCGACGCGAGCCTGATGCAGCAGGTGACCGACCTCGTCAGGGGGTGGGAGTCATGA
- a CDS encoding ArsR/SmtB family transcription factor produces MVNHFERLDRVFHALADPSRRTIVDRLSRGPASVSQLAEPLDMSLPAVMQHLAVLEASGLVRTEKLGRVRTCTLESDVLSAAEAWIHERRTDWVRRLDRLGELLDGDGDNGRRPTTDPTGPTDPTDPTAPKEPS; encoded by the coding sequence ATGGTTAACCATTTCGAGCGACTCGACCGGGTGTTCCACGCCCTGGCCGATCCGAGTCGGCGCACCATCGTCGACCGGTTGAGCCGCGGACCGGCCTCGGTCTCACAGCTCGCCGAACCGCTCGACATGTCCCTGCCCGCCGTCATGCAGCACCTCGCGGTGCTCGAGGCGAGCGGACTCGTCCGCACCGAGAAGCTCGGCCGCGTGCGCACCTGCACGCTCGAGTCCGACGTGCTGAGCGCCGCCGAAGCGTGGATCCACGAGCGACGCACCGACTGGGTGCGCCGGCTCGACCGCCTCGGCGAACTGCTCGACGGCGACGGCGACAACGGCCGCCGACCGACCACGGACCCCACGGGCCCCACCGACCCCACCGACCCCACCGCTCCGAAGGAGCCATCATGA
- a CDS encoding ester cyclase: MLDIAERSIQGVIGNDSDELHAVVHPRAVNREARTEPPAARGRGPRAFAATGSWLAAAFDELTWATEEHVIEGDLVVTSGRLSGRHTGDFVVWTPDGTVERAFAPTGRIFSVRQAHFQRVLDGLVVEHWAVRDDQGMAMQLGWIPPTIGYLVRCQRATMRARREAARSGKASS; this comes from the coding sequence GTGCTCGATATCGCCGAGCGCTCCATCCAGGGAGTCATCGGGAACGACAGCGACGAGCTGCACGCTGTTGTTCATCCCCGAGCGGTGAACCGCGAAGCGCGCACCGAACCGCCCGCGGCCCGAGGCCGTGGCCCGCGAGCCTTCGCGGCGACGGGATCCTGGCTCGCGGCGGCATTCGATGAGCTCACGTGGGCGACGGAAGAGCACGTCATCGAGGGGGACCTGGTCGTCACCTCTGGCCGCCTGTCCGGCCGCCACACCGGCGATTTCGTCGTCTGGACCCCGGATGGGACCGTCGAGCGGGCCTTCGCCCCCACCGGGCGCATCTTCAGTGTGCGGCAGGCTCATTTCCAGCGCGTGCTCGACGGACTCGTCGTCGAGCACTGGGCGGTGCGGGACGACCAGGGCATGGCCATGCAACTCGGCTGGATACCGCCGACGATCGGCTATCTCGTCCGCTGCCAGCGCGCCACCATGCGCGCCCGGCGGGAGGCGGCGAGGTCTGGCAAGGCCTCCAGTTGA
- a CDS encoding alpha/beta hydrolase: MKSRSTLAAPERPTSGTVTVNGTTLYYERRGNGAPLLLVHGAGEDAGMLADQAAGFAAVGYDVVTYDRRGTGASGREDWPEAGAAQHADDAHALLGALDLGPTTVVGLSSGGVIGLSLAERHPETVARLIAWEPPAVGVVFGGAAMTAEVMAPIEAHLAEHPGDYIGAQAILLTYVLGFPVTTDDPAFEPARRNAESMIRDDPTITLQPFDAGSFVGRDITLAIGDQPNGIVAAASDSLQALGDLKLVQVAARHNVYFEDPRVLAGIVGEPR, from the coding sequence ATGAAGAGCCGATCGACACTCGCCGCGCCGGAGCGGCCGACGTCCGGAACGGTCACCGTGAACGGCACGACGCTGTACTACGAACGACGGGGAAACGGGGCTCCCCTCCTTCTCGTCCACGGCGCGGGAGAGGATGCGGGCATGCTCGCCGACCAGGCCGCCGGATTCGCCGCAGTCGGCTACGACGTCGTCACCTACGATCGCCGCGGAACCGGTGCATCCGGTCGCGAGGATTGGCCCGAAGCCGGCGCGGCCCAGCATGCCGACGACGCGCACGCGCTCCTCGGCGCACTGGACCTCGGGCCCACGACCGTCGTCGGACTCAGCTCGGGCGGCGTCATCGGGCTCTCGCTCGCGGAGCGCCACCCCGAGACGGTCGCACGGTTGATCGCGTGGGAGCCGCCGGCGGTTGGAGTGGTCTTCGGGGGTGCCGCGATGACCGCGGAGGTCATGGCGCCGATCGAAGCACACTTGGCCGAGCATCCCGGCGACTACATCGGAGCACAGGCGATCCTGCTGACCTACGTCCTCGGGTTCCCGGTCACGACAGACGATCCCGCGTTCGAGCCCGCTCGAAGGAACGCCGAGTCGATGATCCGCGACGACCCGACGATCACGCTCCAGCCTTTCGACGCCGGATCCTTCGTGGGCCGCGATATCACGCTCGCCATCGGAGACCAGCCGAACGGCATTGTGGCCGCAGCATCCGACTCGCTCCAGGCCTTGGGCGATCTCAAGCTCGTGCAGGTCGCCGCCCGGCACAACGTGTACTTCGAAGACCCGCGCGTACTCGCGGGAATCGTGGGCGAGCCACGCTGA
- a CDS encoding TetR/AcrR family transcriptional regulator, giving the protein MSTQGYRSTLRADQAALGKARIVRAALDAFSELGYSGTTVTAIAERAGVSAQTVYNGFGNKRALLAAAYTLAIRGDDEQPLRDSPAYLAMLDAPTAAEMLARYAAIGAATVSRTAPIVAVILGESGIPDVGKLARIIERQRFAGAEYLVGRLTDRFELRPGLNTEDATDTLWSIMSWEIGFKLTGQRKWSWDRYEQWLAEMLIRALLPVQDRPATPSRDS; this is encoded by the coding sequence ATGTCAACGCAGGGCTACCGGAGCACGTTGCGGGCCGATCAGGCAGCCCTCGGCAAGGCGCGGATCGTGCGGGCGGCGCTCGACGCCTTCAGTGAGCTCGGCTACTCGGGAACCACCGTCACGGCGATCGCCGAGCGCGCCGGAGTCAGCGCGCAGACCGTCTACAACGGCTTCGGGAACAAGCGGGCGTTGCTCGCGGCGGCCTACACCCTCGCCATCCGCGGGGACGACGAACAGCCGCTCCGTGACAGCCCGGCGTACCTGGCGATGCTCGATGCGCCGACCGCGGCCGAAATGCTCGCGCGCTACGCAGCGATCGGCGCGGCGACCGTCTCGCGGACGGCTCCGATCGTCGCGGTCATCCTCGGGGAGTCGGGCATCCCCGACGTCGGCAAGCTGGCCCGGATCATCGAGCGCCAGCGGTTCGCGGGCGCCGAATACCTCGTCGGCAGGCTGACCGACCGATTCGAATTGCGCCCCGGGCTGAACACCGAGGACGCGACAGATACCCTCTGGTCGATCATGAGCTGGGAGATCGGCTTCAAACTCACCGGACAGCGCAAGTGGTCGTGGGATCGTTACGAGCAATGGCTGGCGGAGATGCTCATCCGGGCGCTGCTGCCCGTGCAGGACCGTCCCGCGACGCCTTCACGCGACTCATGA
- a CDS encoding alpha/beta fold hydrolase, whose amino-acid sequence MPDIGVPTLIVHGTERAEWTSEGADAAATLIAEAKRADIAGASTLVSLEQPEAVAELIVGFWTEG is encoded by the coding sequence TTGCCCGACATCGGGGTGCCGACACTGATCGTGCACGGCACGGAGCGAGCCGAGTGGACGAGCGAAGGTGCAGATGCCGCTGCCACCCTCATCGCCGAAGCGAAACGGGCGGACATCGCCGGGGCGAGCACGCTCGTCTCGCTGGAACAGCCGGAGGCGGTCGCCGAGCTGATCGTCGGGTTCTGGACCGAGGGCTGA
- a CDS encoding transglutaminase-like domain-containing protein: MQRHVSAELVLRVAEPARLAFMVAVSGEASVERLELRSAGRPVAATELTDATGSRIHVVDASPGELTVSYTATVDGRAAPAVASEVDLLAYLRPSRYCESDTLAATAAAEFGGLEGAALLDGVSSWVGTRLAYVPGSSGPTDGAVQTLLSRQGVCRDYAHLVIALLRALGVPARLAAVYAPGLDPMDFHAVAEAHVDGAWRVVDATALAPRSTLVRISTGRDAADTAFLSSYGGAVVLDSVEVSAVADVLPDDDLTEFVELG, translated from the coding sequence ATGCAACGACACGTCTCCGCCGAACTCGTGCTGCGCGTGGCCGAGCCCGCGCGGCTCGCCTTCATGGTCGCGGTCTCAGGCGAGGCATCCGTCGAGCGTCTCGAGCTGCGGTCGGCAGGTCGGCCGGTCGCCGCGACCGAACTGACGGATGCCACGGGCAGCCGCATCCACGTCGTCGACGCGTCACCCGGGGAGCTGACCGTCTCGTACACGGCGACCGTCGACGGCCGAGCGGCGCCGGCCGTGGCATCCGAGGTCGACCTGCTCGCCTACCTGCGCCCGAGTCGATACTGCGAATCCGACACGCTGGCCGCGACCGCCGCCGCCGAGTTCGGCGGACTCGAGGGTGCCGCGCTGCTCGACGGCGTCTCGTCGTGGGTCGGCACGCGCCTCGCGTACGTGCCCGGATCGAGCGGGCCCACCGACGGCGCCGTGCAGACCCTGCTCTCACGGCAGGGCGTGTGCCGCGACTACGCGCACCTCGTGATCGCGCTGCTGCGCGCGCTCGGCGTACCGGCCCGGCTCGCCGCGGTGTACGCGCCCGGGCTCGACCCGATGGACTTCCACGCGGTGGCCGAGGCCCACGTCGACGGCGCCTGGCGCGTCGTGGATGCCACGGCGCTCGCACCGCGCTCGACGCTGGTGCGCATCTCGACCGGGCGCGACGCGGCCGACACGGCGTTCCTGAGCTCCTACGGCGGTGCCGTGGTGCTCGACTCGGTCGAGGTGTCGGCCGTGGCCGACGTGCTGCCCGACGACGACCTCACCGAGTTCGTCGAGCTGGGGTGA